Genomic window (Flavobacteriales bacterium):
TCAGCGCATGCAAGTCCACGCACTCCTGTCCGGCGTACGGAAAGGTGGTGAAGCCCGTCCCCGAACGCGCCAGTTGAGCGAAGACCATCGCTCCCCTTGAAGCCCGGCCTTGGTTCCGGGCTTTCTCGTTTACAGCGGTCAGTGATAGGTGAATGTGACCTCCTGCACCAGTTCTTCGCGCAGGCTTAAGGCCACCGGGCAGGTGCGTGCGGCATGCTCCAAAATGCTACGCTGCTTGTCGTCCAATTCCTTTCCGTCCAGCTCGAAATGTACCTCGATGCGCTCCACCCGGCGCGGCCCCGAGGCCATGTGCTTCACCACGCGCGCCTGAAGCCCGTTCAATTGGATGCTTCTCGCCTCGGCCGCGATGCCCATCAAGGTCATCATGCAGCAGGCGAGCGACGTGCTCATCAGGTCCGTGGGCGAGAAAGCAGCGCCTTGGCCCATGTTGTCCACAGGCGCGTCGGTGATGATCTTTTCACCACTGCGCAGGTGAACGGCCTCTGTGCGCAGGCCACCTAAGTATTTGACGTGTGCGGTATCCATGGTGCGAAGGAACGACGTGTACCCTGAATTTTGGTCAGGGGAGATCGGCCGACCCCTCAAGGCATCACCACCAACCGCCCTGTGTACGGGGGTGTCGCCGCAGGGTCACTCGCAGAGGACCCTTTTATGTTTGCCGAAGTGAAGACGACGGAGTTCTCCGTTCAGTCCGATCCGGGTGGTTACATTGATGTTCATACATGATGTGCCGCCTCGGCGTGTAAGGCCATGGGACCCTAGGTGAGCACTCCGCTACACCGTGACGCAGGGAATGGCCTGCACGCTTGGCATCTTCAAGAGAAGGAACAGTACTTAAGGCCGAGCGATCGAGCCCGAATAAAGTAAAAGGAATTTCGATAGGGAGATGGGTGACATGTCGTGGTGAGGTACTCCCCATTCACTGGACACGTTTCAGGCGTTTGTTAGTGTGAATTGGGGTTCAACAAGGTTTGGTGTCAGGGTACGGTTCCGGGTATCGGGCAGACCAAAGTAAAGGTGTGCCGGGGGTCAGTCCATCCAGGTGCTGGTGTGGTCGTTGGTGGTTGTAATAGGCGAAGTACTCGGCCAGAAGGCTGCGCAGCTCATTCCCATCGGCGGGGCTATGGCGATAGACGCATTGCTGCTTCACGCTTCTCCAAAGTCGTTCGATGAACGCATTGTCCGTAGCCTGGCCCTTGCCATCCATGCTCACCTTGATGCCTTCCTGGTCAACGCCCCGGTAAAGAGGTCGCTGGTGTATTGGCTGCCTTGGTCGGTATTGAAGATCATTGGTGCAGGATATTGCAACAGCGCACCATGCAAAGCTTCCAGACAGAAGGAGGTGTCCAAGGTGTTGCTGATCGCCAAGAGAGCACGTAGCGGCTGTGCCAGTCCATCACGGCGGTGAGATACAGGAACCCTTTGCCCATGGCGATGTAGGTGATGTCGGTGCTCCAAACATGCCCCGGAGCTTCAATCTGCACACCTCTCAACAAGTAGGGATAGACCCTATGCCCGTTGGCGGGTTTGCTCAGGTCAGGCTTGGGCGCAACGGCCTCCAAGCCCATTAGCCGAAGGAGCCTGCGCACCCGCTTTCGTTCACCCAATAGCCCTTTTCAAGCCTCAGAAAGTCGCGCATGCCGATCATCCATGGAAGCAATGCTTGGTGTACTCTTCATCCATCAAACGCATCAATTCCAAGTTCAACGCGCTTTCTCCTTTGGGCTGATAGTAAAGCTGCTGCGTGCAAGGTCCAGCGCCTGGCAGCGCTCCATGATGCTGCCTTCCTGCACGGTGGCAATGGCATGCCGCTTTTGTGCCACGCTCATCGGACTGTTTTTTTAGCAGGTCGTTCTCCATTTTCAACCTGCCGATCTCGGCGAACAACTTTTCGGGGTCGTGACCACCTGGCATGGCGGAGGACGCCGTCGGGGTCCCTTCAAAGACCCCAGCGGCGTTCTCCGCCAACTGCTTCTTCCATTGGCCGATCTGTGCTGGTGCGATCTCAAAGCGCATCGCCAGCTCTGCCATCGTATGGTTCTCCTTCACGGCCTCAAGCGCAACTTGAGCCTTGAACGCGGGAGTGAACTTCCTTCTGCTTTTTCGGGTCATCCTTGGACAAGTTTAGCCACCTTAGCTACCTGTCCAGTTTTTGGGGAGTACTACATGGATCCGTTCGATCACAGTTCAAACCCCCAACACGATGAAAGTACAATGCGTAGGAGTAGACATCGCCAAAAATGACTTCAAAGTGGCCTTTGCCACCAAAGGAGAAGATAACAAGCTGTCCTGTACCACGGCGAAGAAGTTCGACAATGCGAAGACAGGCTTCAACCAACTGGTGAGATGGGCAACCAGTGAGATGGACAAAAATGCACCATTGGTGTTCCTGATGGAGGCCACAGGAGTGTATCATGAAAAGCTGGCACATCACCTTCATCGTGCTTAAGCAAGCAGGTGCATGTAGTGCTGCCCAACAAATTCAAGCACTTCGCAGCAAGCCTGAATTCGAAGTCGAAGACCGATGCGATCGATGCCAAGTTGTTGGCCCGCTTCGGTGTGGAGCGAGAGCATCGGCCATGGAATCCGGCTGAACTCGTCATCAAGCGGATGCGCGATTTCAGTCGCTACCGGGTACAGCTACAAGAACAGAAGACGGCCATCACCAACATCCTTCATAGCAAGGATTATGCGCATGGTGTACCAGCGGATATCAAGAAGAGCAGCAAGAAGGTCATTGCCGTGCTGGAAAAGGAAATCGCGATACTCAGTAAGGAAATGGAGAAAGTGGTGAAGAGCCGATCCGGAAATTGAAGCCAAGGTGAACAAACTTCGCACCATTCCGGGATGCGGCATCACCACAGTGGCGGCCATAGTGGCGGAGACCAACGGGTTCAAAGAGTTCAAAAGCGCTAGCAGCTCACCAGCTATGCTGGCTACGACATCGTACACAATGAATCGGGCACATCAGTGCTAAGCAAGACGCGTATCTCCAAGAAGGGCAACAGGTACATGCGCCACCACATGCACATGCCCGCCTTGAGCGCATCCAAGCACATTCCCGAGTTCAAAGCGTTGAAAGAGCGCATTAAGGCCAAAACGGGGATACCGATGAAGGCGCAGGTGGCCGTCCAGCGTAAACCACCGATCCTGATGTACACCCTCTGGAAAAACGACTTGGTCTATGAGAAGGACTACCACAAAAAAGGTAGCCCGGAACAATGCCCAGGCTACACAGGATAGTGCTTTGCAGCAACTTCCTTTGGAGGTTTAAAGATAGTTGAAAATAAATCGACAGGACACTTGCATGTTAACACAGTACCTGCGTGCGCCACCCGCACCACATAAGCCCCCGGTGCCAGCGCCCCGGCGGGCAGGGTATACTGCTCCGCGCCAGCAGGCCACTCTACTTGCCACACCAAGCGCCCACTGCCATCATGGATGTACAGTTCTGTGTTTGAGAGCGGCGCTGGAGCCGAGAATACCGTGGAACCCGCGCTGGGGTTGGGCGCGATCTGTAGCGGTTGCGGTTGGTCGGCTTCCTGTTCGTGTATGCCCACGTTCAAACCATACAGCCGACTGATTAAACGCTGTGAAGTATCGTTGGTAGTGCCATCATCATAACCATGGTAAGCCCCATAGATGTAGTAGCTGCCATCCATGGCCGGGGTAATGCCCACGATGAACTTGTAAGGGTATTGTTGAAATCCATCCTCGTAGGCACCGCAACCGTTGCTGTTGAAATAGCCATCCAGCAGGTTCCCGGCGGTATCCACCATGGCAATGCCTCCGCGGGTTTCACCGTCAATTTGATCAAAGCTCCCTGTAATGGCCAATTTGTCCGGGCCTATGGGCTGGATGCCAAGTACCGATGGAGTGGCCAAGTGGTGATAGGTGGATCTGAATGCGAGGTGATTGTTGAATGTCGGATCAAGTTGACCATCGGGAAGCAACCGGATCAAGGAGAGCGTATCTGGGCTACCTACAAAGTGGTACCGCCCACCGCACACCACTTTGCCGTCTGACTGGGGATGGTAGCTGTACGTGTAACAGTAGTCGAGAAAGGGGGCATTGAAGGTGGTGTCCAAGGCACCGTCCGAATCCACCCGGAAGAGGATGGATACATTTCTCCCTTGGACCATGCCCCCACTGCCGTTGCAAATGAATTTGCCATCGGGCAATTCCTTAAAGCGGACGATCGGCCCCTCGGACTGGCGGTGGATACGGGTGGTATCCAACGAGCCATCGTTGTTCAGCCAAATGAGACTGTACCAGCCCACAAAGCCGCGCACAGAATCCCTAACCTGGTCCAAACCACTGATCAAAACCCGGCCGTCCGGGAAGACGTGGAAATCACCACCTTGAAAGATGGAATAAAGGGGCTGGTTTAATGCGTTGAAGTTGTTGTCCAAAGCACCGTCATCCAACCAAGAGCGGCGGATGCCTTGCCCATTGCCTGCATAGAAACGGTCCGCACCCCATGGAACTATCTTACCGCCCATGTACCCATAGGCTGGGAAGGTTGAGTTAACGGCGCCATCGGCAGTTAGTAAAATGCCGCCTCGAAGATCAAACTGTGAAGGGTAGTACATCGAACCGGATACGATGATCTCTCCGTCAGGTCGCTCCAGAATAGAGCCAATTCCTTGTTGTTGTATGGTCGTCCGGAAATTGGGGTCCAGATCGAACGGCTGCTGCGCGGCCGCTACCGTGGCGGCCCAGAGGGCCGCCACGGTCAGCTTCCGCAGGCTCATTGCTTCACCACCAATTTGGCGGTACCCACGGTGTTCCCGCCGTTCACCAGTTCGATGGTGTAGGTTCCCGGTGCCAAGCGGCGGGTGTCGTACACGGCTTGGCCTTCGGTGCTGGAGATCGGGATCATCTCCACCTCGCGGCCGGTGGCATCGCGTTCGGATGAATGAATTGGTCTTCCCATGGTCGGTTTTTGTTTGTTCTCAAAGCTATGGTCCGCGAAGGTGTTCAGCAAGCAGTGCTTGATCGGAATGTGCCACGGATATACAGGTCCGAGCGTATTGCGTTTCCGATAAGGGGGCATGCACGTTGAGGTGAGCCAACGGATCGTCATCATTGATCTTTTCTTCCCTGATCGGCTTCGATCTATTCTTGCCATGCTCCCGGCCTCCCAAAAGCAAAGCCACCGTCCCGCCCCATTTTCACCACCGCCGCTTCCTGCGTAGCTTTGAACTCCTTTTTAGCATGCTGCGCCACCTATCGATTCCTCTCATTTTGGGCCTCGGTTGCTCCGCCATGGCGCAAGAGTCGCAGAGCATTTACGACGATGCCTCGCGCACGCTCTATGCCCATGAGATGTACGGTGGTGCGCTGGTACATGGCGACGGCTGGGGCATCACCTTCCAATACGGCAAATACGTCACGGCCAAGAACCGTAACATGGTCGGCATCGACATCGTGTCGATGAAGCACCCCAAGGAGATCAAGAGCTTCAACCCGAACTACCAGGATGCGCGGGGCTATTTCTACGGGAAGCTCAACAGCATGATCATCATCCGGCCCACCATCGGCCGCAAGCACCGCATCGCGGAGAAGATCCGCAAGAGCGCCGTGGAGGTGAACTACGTGTGGGGCATCGGCCCTTCGCTGGGTTTGCTGAAGCCGGTCTACCTGCAGATCGGAAAGCCGGACTACCCCTACCAGACCATCGTTACGGAGCGTTACGACCCGAATGTCCATTTTGCCGATAACATTTTCGGTCGCGCCTCCTGGTTCAAGGGCGTGGGCGAGATGAAGGTCTACCCCGGGCTCTTTGGCCGCTTCGCTTTCAATTTCGAATATGCCGGTAACAACGCGGGTATCCGCGCTTTGGAGGCGGGTGTTTCCATGGATGCCTACGGGAAGAAGCTCCCGATCATGGCTGACCTGGAGGATGAGGGCATCAACAAGCAGTTTTTTCTGGAATTGTACATAGCGGTGCACTTCGGTGCGAAGAAGATAAGATGAGCGAGATCGCGGAAGGCACGGCCGTGGAACAGCCCCGCCGCAAGCCGGATTGGTTAAGGGTGAAGCTGCCCAACGGGGAGAATTTCAAGAAGGTACGGGCGATCGTGAGCGAGCATAAGCTGCACACGATCTGCCAAAGCGGCAATTGCCCCAACATGGGCGAGTGCTGGGGCGCGGGCACGGCCACCTTCATGATCCTGGGGAACATCTGCACCCGTTCCTGCGGTTTTTGCAACGTGGCCACCGGCAGGCCCGAGGAAGCGGATCCCTTCGAGCCCGCCCGCGTGGCCCGCTCCGTGGAGCTGATGGGCGTGAAGCACTGCGTGATCACCTCCGTGGACCGCGACGACATGCCGGACGGGGGCGCCAACATCTGGGCGAAGACCATCCGCTCCGTGCGCCGCCGCAGCCCGCAGACCAAGCTGGAAACGCTGGTCCCCGACTTCAAGGGGGAATGGCAGAACTTGGCCATCGTGCTGGAGGAACGTCCCGAGGTGCTCAGCCACAACGTGGAGACCGTGCGTCGCCTAACGCGTATCGTGCGCGTCCAGGCCAAGTATGACCGGAGCCTTGAAGTGCTGATGCGCTCCAAGAAATTCGGACTGCGCACCAAGAGCGGCATCATGCTCGGCCTTGGTGAGGAGGACCATGAAGTGCTGGAGACGATGGATGATCTGCACAGCGTGGGCTGTGATGTGGTCACTATCGGGCAGTACCTGCAGCCCACCAAGAATCATCTGCCGGTGGTGGAATTCGTGCATCCGGACCGCTTCGCCTTCTTCCGCGAGGAAGGCCTGAAGCGCGGCTTCCGCTTTGTGGAAAGCGGCCCGTTGGTACGCAGCAGCTACCATGCGGAAAAGCACGTTCACTGAACACGGGCGAACCATTCCACCCGCCACCTGTTCGCTCATCACAAACAAGTATTACAAGAAATGACCAAGCTTCGCATCGCCATCAATGGTTTTGGCCGGATCGGCCGCATCACCACCCGCATCCTCCTGGAGCGCAACGATGTGGAACTGGTTGCCGTGAACGATCTCACCGATACCAAGACCCTCGCACACCTCTTCAAGTACGATTCAGTACATGGTGTCTATAAGGGTGAAGTAGGGCATGACGCTGATTCGCTGCAGATCGATGGCAACGTCATTAAGGCCTTCTCCGAGAAGGACCCTTCGGCATTGCCATGGGCCAAGCTCGGCATCGATGTGGTGATCGAGTGCACGGGCCTCTTCCTCACGCGGGAGAAGGCTTCCGGGCACTTGAAGGCCGGGGCGAGAAAGGTGGTGCTCTCCGCTCCTGCAAAAGAGGAAGGGATACGCACCGTGGTCCTCG
Coding sequences:
- a CDS encoding transposase, whose amino-acid sequence is MDGKGQATDNAFIERLWRSVKQQCVYRHSPADGNELRSLLAEYFAYYNHQRPHQHLDGLTPGTPLLWSARYPEPYPDTKPC
- a CDS encoding transposase, which produces MNKLRTIPGCGITTVAAIVAETNGFKEFKSASSSPAMLATTSYTMNRAHQC
- a CDS encoding T9SS type A sorting domain-containing protein translates to MSLRKLTVAALWAATVAAAQQPFDLDPNFRTTIQQQGIGSILERPDGEIIVSGSMYYPSQFDLRGGILLTADGAVNSTFPAYGYMGGKIVPWGADRFYAGNGQGIRRSWLDDGALDNNFNALNQPLYSIFQGGDFHVFPDGRVLISGLDQVRDSVRGFVGWYSLIWLNNDGSLDTTRIHRQSEGPIVRFKELPDGKFICNGSGGMVQGRNVSILFRVDSDGALDTTFNAPFLDYCYTYSYHPQSDGKVVCGGRYHFVGSPDTLSLIRLLPDGQLDPTFNNHLAFRSTYHHLATPSVLGIQPIGPDKLAITGSFDQIDGETRGGIAMVDTAGNLLDGYFNSNGCGAYEDGFQQYPYKFIVGITPAMDGSYYIYGAYHGYDDGTTNDTSQRLISRLYGLNVGIHEQEADQPQPLQIAPNPSAGSTVFSAPAPLSNTELYIHDGSGRLVWQVEWPAGAEQYTLPAGALAPGAYVVRVAHAGTVLTCKCPVDLFSTIFKPPKEVAAKHYPV
- a CDS encoding T9SS type A sorting domain-containing protein, which gives rise to MPPYRKRNTLGPVYPWHIPIKHCLLNTFADHSFENKQKPTMGRPIHSSERDATGREVEMIPISSTEGQAVYDTRRLAPGTYTIELVNGGNTVGTAKLVVKQ
- a CDS encoding transposase; its protein translation is MKVQCVGVDIAKNDFKVAFATKGEDNKLSCTTAKKFDNAKTGFNQLVRWATSEMDKNAPLVFLMEATGVYHEKLAHHLHRA
- a CDS encoding transposase, yielding MHVVLPNKFKHFAASLNSKSKTDAIDAKLLARFGVEREHRPWNPAELVIKRMRDFSRYRVQLQEQKTAITNILHSKDYAHGVPADIKKSSKKVIAVLEKEIAILSKEMEKVVKSRSGN
- a CDS encoding OsmC family protein, producing MDTAHVKYLGGLRTEAVHLRSGEKIITDAPVDNMGQGAAFSPTDLMSTSLACCMMTLMGIAAEARSIQLNGLQARVVKHMASGPRRVERIEVHFELDGKELDDKQRSILEHAARTCPVALSLREELVQEVTFTYH
- a CDS encoding transposase; translated protein: MVHNESGTSVLSKTRISKKGNRYMRHHMHMPALSASKHIPEFKALKERIKAKTGIPMKAQVAVQRKPPILMYTLWKNDLVYEKDYHKKGSPEQCPGYTG
- a CDS encoding transposase; its protein translation is MTRKSRRKFTPAFKAQVALEAVKENHTMAELAMRFEIAPAQIGQWKKQLAENAAGVFEGTPTASSAMPGGHDPEKLFAEIGRLKMENDLLKKQSDERGTKAACHCHRAGRQHHGALPGAGPCTQQLYYQPKGESALNLELMRLMDEEYTKHCFHG
- the lipA gene encoding lipoyl synthase, which encodes MSEIAEGTAVEQPRRKPDWLRVKLPNGENFKKVRAIVSEHKLHTICQSGNCPNMGECWGAGTATFMILGNICTRSCGFCNVATGRPEEADPFEPARVARSVELMGVKHCVITSVDRDDMPDGGANIWAKTIRSVRRRSPQTKLETLVPDFKGEWQNLAIVLEERPEVLSHNVETVRRLTRIVRVQAKYDRSLEVLMRSKKFGLRTKSGIMLGLGEEDHEVLETMDDLHSVGCDVVTIGQYLQPTKNHLPVVEFVHPDRFAFFREEGLKRGFRFVESGPLVRSSYHAEKHVH